In a genomic window of Flavobacteriales bacterium:
- a CDS encoding response regulator, translating into MTLFEINEDCIKGFSLRDSVAIVVEEHKKWNIHEITTSPEVEFKKHQPGDFSHINKSGTVWTRFQIKNNTKETKNYYFSMFTFIDSAWIYTFEGNRLINTQISGASIQTQQKAFPSSFNNIPFSIDPDKTKTFYLKMKYLTNFKLAESNGLLTILSARPILPLVQSNFKEFRRYFFYSGAFILFSLLSLFMFYIFREKIFLWFSLLVFSFACYFLSITHFIETVLNVRGAADSNLYIHLSLSGVVISLTQFFSAYIDLRKFYPKYFAFYHLYAIFTALFPHFFGYFGDLDVFTIGYYSNYVIFSWIIITILPVITLTKKGNKASKSLLVATGILVISGLLYILEVTNVIPSNPITESSFQISTVLFSGILFYHILQKINNIRNEKKHLEELDKLKSRFFTNISHEFRTPLTLVLGPLKDIINSEEKKQYSGKLKMAYKNAERLLHLINKILDLSKLETGKMELQISTHNFVSLLKGIALSFDSWAQKKNIKLNFISKSDEILMYFDSEKIEIIFFNLLSNALKFTQENGEISVLVSEKEKHIEILVRDNGVGIEPDRLENIFNRFFHIDHQETKEYQGTGIGLALVKELVHIHYGEIQVESELNKGTSFTIILRKGKEHFANIPMDDHQSNQQLSTLKKDTIEEKYEAKIPSSLIQKGNKNKTLVLIVEDHLEVRAYIKEHLEEQYQIVEAQNGLQGQEIAFKLMPDIIISDIMMPKLDGYGMSKALKNDERTSHIPIILLTAKSTQEEKIKGLKIGVDDYLVKPFDTKELKIRVANIIESREQLRKNYSNTSQSALKRVGTNPIDDIFLEKVINIIEKKLSSSELNVEYLASEIGMSKVHLNRKLNALSNLSANRFIRNYRLEKAHELIHQKVGNVSQIAMDTGFGSTAYFVKCFKEKYNITPGALLSQEY; encoded by the coding sequence ATGACTCTGTTTGAAATAAACGAAGATTGTATAAAAGGATTTAGTCTAAGAGATAGTGTAGCTATCGTTGTTGAAGAACATAAAAAATGGAATATTCATGAGATAACGACTTCTCCCGAAGTTGAGTTTAAAAAACATCAGCCAGGAGATTTCTCGCATATAAATAAATCAGGAACGGTATGGACCAGGTTTCAAATTAAAAATAACACAAAAGAAACTAAGAATTACTATTTCTCCATGTTTACCTTTATCGACTCAGCATGGATATATACTTTCGAAGGGAATAGACTCATAAATACGCAAATCTCTGGAGCTTCTATCCAGACACAACAAAAAGCTTTCCCTTCCTCTTTCAATAACATTCCATTTAGTATTGATCCAGATAAAACCAAAACGTTTTATCTTAAAATGAAATATCTGACTAATTTCAAATTAGCAGAGTCCAATGGTTTGCTCACCATTCTTTCAGCTCGACCAATTCTCCCCTTAGTGCAATCAAACTTTAAGGAGTTTCGGAGATATTTCTTCTACTCAGGTGCATTCATTCTGTTTAGCCTTTTGAGTTTATTTATGTTTTATATTTTCAGAGAAAAAATATTCCTTTGGTTTTCTCTTTTAGTTTTTTCATTTGCCTGTTATTTCCTAAGCATAACGCATTTTATAGAAACTGTATTAAATGTAAGAGGAGCAGCAGATTCTAACTTGTATATTCATCTAAGCCTTTCTGGAGTTGTTATCTCACTCACTCAATTTTTTAGTGCATATATTGACCTAAGAAAATTCTACCCAAAATATTTCGCTTTTTATCATCTATATGCAATATTTACAGCACTCTTTCCTCATTTCTTTGGGTACTTTGGAGATCTTGATGTTTTCACGATTGGATATTATTCCAATTATGTGATTTTCTCTTGGATTATTATAACAATACTCCCAGTAATCACTTTAACGAAGAAAGGCAATAAAGCATCTAAATCCTTATTAGTTGCAACAGGTATTTTAGTAATTAGTGGGCTCCTATACATTCTTGAAGTCACGAATGTAATCCCCAGCAATCCTATTACAGAATCGAGCTTTCAGATCAGTACGGTATTATTCTCGGGTATTCTTTTTTATCATATTCTTCAAAAAATCAATAATATTAGAAATGAAAAAAAGCATCTTGAAGAACTTGATAAATTGAAATCTAGATTTTTCACTAATATATCTCACGAATTCAGAACTCCACTCACTCTTGTTCTTGGTCCACTGAAGGATATAATTAACTCCGAAGAAAAAAAACAATATTCTGGAAAACTAAAAATGGCATATAAAAATGCCGAAAGACTCTTACATCTCATCAACAAAATTCTGGATTTATCCAAATTAGAAACAGGTAAAATGGAGCTGCAAATTAGCACTCATAATTTTGTTTCTCTTTTGAAGGGAATTGCACTTTCCTTTGATTCTTGGGCTCAAAAGAAAAACATCAAATTAAACTTTATCTCCAAATCAGATGAAATTCTTATGTATTTTGATTCTGAGAAAATAGAAATCATCTTTTTTAATTTATTATCCAATGCTTTAAAATTCACTCAAGAAAACGGCGAGATTTCAGTTTTAGTTTCTGAAAAAGAAAAACATATTGAAATTTTAGTAAGAGACAATGGAGTTGGTATTGAACCTGATAGACTGGAGAATATTTTTAATCGATTTTTTCATATCGACCATCAAGAGACCAAGGAATATCAAGGCACAGGTATTGGTTTAGCATTGGTTAAAGAACTCGTTCATATTCACTATGGAGAAATCCAAGTAGAAAGTGAACTCAATAAAGGTACCTCATTTACCATTATTCTAAGAAAGGGAAAAGAGCATTTTGCAAACATCCCTATGGATGATCATCAGTCCAATCAACAATTATCTACTCTAAAAAAAGATACAATAGAGGAAAAATATGAGGCAAAAATTCCATCTTCCTTAATCCAAAAGGGAAATAAGAACAAGACCTTGGTTCTTATTGTTGAAGATCATTTGGAAGTAAGAGCGTATATTAAAGAACACCTTGAGGAGCAATATCAAATTGTGGAAGCACAGAATGGTTTGCAAGGGCAAGAAATAGCTTTCAAATTAATGCCAGATATTATTATTAGTGATATCATGATGCCAAAACTAGATGGGTACGGCATGAGTAAAGCTCTAAAAAATGATGAAAGAACGAGTCATATTCCTATTATTTTACTCACGGCAAAATCTACGCAGGAAGAAAAAATTAAAGGTCTTAAAATCGGTGTTGATGATTACCTTGTGAAACCTTTTGATACCAAAGAATTAAAAATAAGAGTTGCAAATATTATTGAGTCTAGGGAACAATTGCGGAAAAACTATTCAAATACATCTCAATCGGCTCTCAAACGTGTAGGAACCAATCCTATTGATGATATCTTTTTGGAAAAAGTGATAAATATTATCGAAAAAAAGCTCTCAAGCTCCGAGCTAAATGTTGAGTATTTAGCTTCAGAAATAGGAATGAGCAAGGTACATCTAAACAGAAAACTCAATGCTTTAAGCAATTTATCTGCCAATAGATTCATCAGAAACTATCGCTTAGAAAAAGCCCATGAATTGATTCATCAAAAAGTAGGTAATGTTTCTCAAATTGCGATGGATACTGGTTTTGGAAGTACTGCTTACTTTGTAAAATGCTTTAAAGAAAAATATAACATTACTCCTGGGGCTTTATTGTCTCAAGAATATTAA
- the trxB gene encoding thioredoxin-disulfide reductase, which yields MDKNMERIDCLIVGSGPAGYTAAIYAARAELKPVVYTGMQPGGQLTITTEVDNFPGYAKGVNGTEMMEDLKAQAERFGTDVRFGLVTKVDFAEEAGAWHKVTIDESTEIEARTVIISTGASAKWLGLPSEERLNGFGVSACAVCDGFFYRGQEVVVVGGGDTAAEEASYLSKICKKVTMLVRKDEMRASKAMQTRVLNIENVDVKFNHSTVEILGEKGVEAVRVKDSASGEEYDIPATGFFVAIGHKPNSDVFKGQLDMDESGYLITEAGSSKMNKPGVFAAGDIQDKIYRQAITAAGSGCMAALDAERYLAEFAH from the coding sequence ATCGACAAGAATATGGAAAGAATAGATTGCCTTATCGTAGGATCAGGACCAGCGGGATATACCGCAGCAATATACGCCGCAAGAGCAGAACTCAAACCTGTAGTTTATACAGGAATGCAACCAGGAGGACAATTGACTATTACTACTGAGGTAGATAATTTTCCAGGTTATGCAAAAGGGGTAAATGGAACGGAGATGATGGAAGATCTAAAAGCTCAAGCAGAGCGTTTTGGAACAGATGTTCGTTTTGGATTGGTTACCAAAGTAGATTTTGCAGAAGAAGCTGGAGCTTGGCATAAAGTAACTATTGATGAAAGTACAGAAATAGAAGCACGCACAGTAATTATTTCAACAGGAGCCTCAGCAAAATGGTTGGGTCTTCCTTCAGAGGAAAGGCTGAATGGTTTTGGAGTTTCGGCTTGTGCGGTTTGTGATGGATTCTTCTATAGAGGACAGGAAGTTGTAGTTGTTGGAGGTGGTGATACAGCCGCAGAAGAAGCTTCTTACCTTTCTAAAATCTGTAAGAAAGTTACTATGCTAGTGCGTAAAGACGAAATGAGAGCTTCAAAAGCTATGCAAACTCGAGTTTTAAATATCGAAAATGTAGATGTAAAGTTCAATCACAGTACAGTAGAGATTCTTGGAGAAAAAGGAGTGGAAGCAGTAAGAGTGAAAGATAGTGCTTCAGGAGAAGAATACGATATTCCAGCAACAGGATTCTTTGTAGCTATTGGGCATAAGCCAAACTCAGATGTCTTCAAAGGTCAGCTAGATATGGATGAATCAGGTTATTTAATAACAGAAGCAGGAAGTTCAAAAATGAATAAGCCAGGGGTATTTGCCGCAGGAGATATTCAAGATAAAATCTATCGTCAAGCAATTACGGCAGCAGGTTCGGGTTGTATGGCAGCTTTGGATGCTGAGCGTTACCTTGCAGAATTTGCTCACTAA
- a CDS encoding 5-formyltetrahydrofolate cyclo-ligase: MKKEEIRKEIVQYRKQLKEKEVDRLSNQIFEHARRLPIWQHQVYHSFLPIKRNKEVNTWPFIHFLRDELGKEVALPKADFKDMTLEHIRYDVDTELYKTKFGIPEPIRGIHVNEESIDVVFVPLLAFDKKGNRVGYGKGFYDRFLAKCRENTILIGLTLDTQPVEIDDVDEFDFPLDFCITPEGVFEF; encoded by the coding sequence ATGAAAAAAGAAGAAATTAGAAAAGAAATAGTACAATACAGAAAGCAACTTAAAGAAAAAGAAGTTGATCGCTTGTCTAATCAAATTTTTGAACACGCCAGAAGACTCCCCATTTGGCAACACCAAGTCTATCATTCTTTTCTCCCCATAAAAAGAAATAAAGAAGTAAATACCTGGCCTTTTATTCATTTTTTAAGAGATGAATTAGGGAAAGAAGTTGCTTTGCCCAAAGCAGATTTTAAAGATATGACTCTTGAGCATATTCGCTATGATGTGGATACGGAGTTGTATAAAACGAAATTTGGAATCCCAGAACCCATTCGTGGAATTCATGTAAATGAAGAGTCTATTGATGTGGTTTTCGTGCCTCTTTTAGCATTTGATAAAAAAGGAAATCGTGTGGGATATGGAAAAGGCTTTTATGATCGTTTTCTAGCAAAATGCCGAGAAAACACTATTTTAATTGGTTTAACTCTAGATACTCAGCCCGTAGAAATTGACGATGTAGATGAATTTGATTTTCCACTGGATTTCTGTATTACTCCTGAAGGTGTTTTTGAGTTTTAG
- a CDS encoding alkaline phosphatase family protein, producing MKILLYVLLLFAFFSCKEEQSSIVPQKSVEPIKKSDFRLSFGSCNKQYQENPFYEKILHQKPDVWIWGGDNIYSDTEDMQEMWSDYQELISNPSYQKLKNNVPVMATWDDHDYGLNDGGAEFSKREESQGLFLDFLGVPKDDIRRERKGIFYHQYFNHPKGKIQVIVLDTRYHRTSLTKDSTGKKRYIPNEYGKGTILGEIQWNWLEERLSDSSVDWNIIVGSIQFLSTQHGYESWGNLPHELDQLKKLIKNAQPTILLSGDRHLSEFSVLEDTVGNHPLLDFTSSGLTHSYSNFKGEDNPLRKGKVVHEPSFGIIDFYFDSAKISCRIQGRNKTIEQLDLTY from the coding sequence ATGAAAATTCTCCTTTACGTCCTACTATTATTTGCCTTTTTTTCTTGCAAAGAAGAACAGTCGTCTATCGTGCCACAAAAAAGTGTAGAACCCATCAAAAAATCAGATTTTCGTCTGAGTTTTGGTTCTTGCAACAAGCAGTATCAAGAAAATCCGTTTTATGAGAAAATCCTCCATCAAAAACCTGATGTTTGGATTTGGGGAGGCGATAATATCTATTCGGATACGGAGGATATGCAAGAAATGTGGAGCGATTATCAAGAGCTAATTTCCAATCCTTCTTACCAAAAACTTAAAAACAATGTCCCCGTTATGGCAACATGGGATGACCATGATTATGGACTCAATGACGGTGGTGCTGAATTCTCAAAAAGAGAAGAATCACAAGGTCTATTCCTTGATTTTTTGGGTGTGCCCAAAGACGATATCCGAAGAGAAAGAAAAGGCATTTTCTACCACCAGTATTTTAATCATCCTAAAGGGAAAATTCAAGTCATTGTTTTAGATACACGCTACCACAGAACTTCCTTAACCAAAGATTCCACAGGTAAAAAACGATATATTCCCAATGAATACGGCAAAGGAACGATCTTGGGAGAAATCCAATGGAATTGGTTAGAAGAAAGACTTTCGGATTCCTCTGTAGATTGGAATATCATTGTGGGGAGTATTCAGTTTTTAAGTACCCAACATGGTTATGAATCTTGGGGAAATCTCCCACATGAGCTCGATCAACTCAAAAAGCTCATAAAAAATGCCCAGCCGACAATTCTGTTATCTGGAGATCGCCACTTGTCTGAGTTTTCAGTTTTGGAAGACACCGTAGGAAATCACCCTTTACTAGATTTTACCTCAAGTGGACTCACCCATTCTTATTCAAATTTCAAAGGAGAAGATAATCCTTTAAGAAAAGGAAAAGTGGTTCATGAACCCTCTTTTGGAATCATCGACTTTTATTTTGATTCTGCAAAAATTTCTTGTCGAATTCAAGGGCGAAATAAAACAATAGAGCAGTTGGATTTGACTTATTAA
- a CDS encoding glutathione peroxidase gives MKATFYDFEAKLLTGKTVSMEQYKGKTILVVNTASKCGLTPQYEGLEALYQKYKDQNFVILGFPCNQFGSQEPGNSEDIQEFCSINYGVSFPIFEKIDVNGDQAHPIFKYLKKELKGFLVNKIKWNFTKFVIDKNGVPVKRFASITKPENIEETLQKIL, from the coding sequence ATGAAAGCAACATTTTATGATTTTGAAGCAAAACTTCTTACGGGAAAAACTGTTTCCATGGAACAATACAAAGGGAAAACTATTTTGGTAGTTAATACAGCAAGTAAATGCGGACTGACCCCTCAATACGAAGGACTTGAAGCACTATACCAAAAATACAAAGATCAAAACTTTGTGATACTTGGATTTCCCTGTAATCAATTTGGATCTCAAGAACCTGGAAACTCAGAAGATATTCAAGAATTTTGCTCTATCAACTATGGTGTCAGCTTTCCTATTTTTGAGAAAATAGATGTAAATGGCGATCAGGCTCATCCTATCTTCAAATATCTTAAGAAAGAATTGAAAGGTTTTTTGGTCAATAAAATTAAATGGAATTTCACCAAGTTTGTAATAGACAAAAATGGGGTTCCTGTTAAAAGATTTGCATCCATTACAAAACCCGAAAATATAGAAGAAACCCTCCAAAAAATTTTATAA
- a CDS encoding T9SS type A sorting domain-containing protein encodes MKKTLLIIGLFVMSLMGQDTQAQVTITQENYPRPHSWIDSFEVSFSSSITLPEIGANKVWNYANVLRDAKGERAHVDETNNTHFSDAINSYQADKVYGLGTITYTLPSRSYEAIDQQGWYLTGRTFEGKTVSLQSITGNSNDKVHYPPNAVNDLNGRIDILKFPLNYQDSWSGSEVYDLHFNVTVSAFNLNNVPAFTRKQKFAEREVVGYGKLTLPKPDHSATEEMDVLLVKINILSTDSHFLNGNPAPAALLNAFGLSQTDTNKQEYYAFYRPGYPASPLFFIIENGAVERVIYRYHAAEDFIGLDELDFSNSSVYPNPVSVGEEVSITVENSSGEVKVDFYDIQGRYLFQSTSPVLNSDEIKIQIPLGIKPGILFYKISDKSQGLRAMGKLEVF; translated from the coding sequence ATGAAAAAAACACTATTAATTATTGGTCTTTTTGTAATGTCTTTGATGGGGCAGGATACACAAGCCCAAGTTACAATTACACAAGAGAATTATCCTAGACCCCATTCTTGGATAGACAGTTTTGAAGTCTCTTTTTCGTCTTCCATTACTTTGCCAGAAATAGGGGCAAACAAAGTATGGAATTATGCAAATGTTTTGCGTGATGCAAAAGGAGAAAGAGCTCATGTAGATGAAACGAATAACACTCATTTTTCAGATGCTATAAATTCTTATCAGGCTGATAAGGTGTATGGTCTTGGAACAATTACTTATACGCTCCCTAGTAGGTCTTATGAAGCGATTGACCAACAAGGGTGGTATTTGACAGGAAGAACCTTTGAAGGAAAAACGGTTTCTCTTCAATCGATTACTGGTAATTCCAATGATAAGGTTCATTATCCTCCGAATGCTGTAAATGATTTAAATGGAAGAATCGATATACTAAAATTTCCTTTGAATTATCAAGACTCTTGGTCTGGGAGCGAGGTATATGATTTACATTTTAATGTAACAGTTAGTGCTTTTAATCTAAATAATGTTCCTGCGTTTACCCGTAAGCAAAAATTTGCAGAAAGAGAAGTTGTGGGTTACGGAAAGCTCACTTTACCAAAACCAGATCACTCTGCAACCGAAGAAATGGATGTATTGTTAGTAAAAATAAATATTTTAAGTACAGATAGTCATTTTCTAAATGGAAATCCAGCTCCAGCTGCCTTGTTGAATGCTTTTGGACTCTCACAAACGGATACGAATAAACAAGAGTATTACGCATTCTATAGACCTGGGTATCCCGCATCACCTTTGTTTTTCATTATAGAAAATGGAGCCGTTGAAAGAGTGATTTATCGATATCATGCTGCGGAAGATTTTATAGGCTTAGACGAATTAGATTTTTCAAATAGTTCTGTGTATCCAAATCCAGTTTCTGTAGGGGAAGAGGTGAGTATAACGGTAGAGAATTCTTCAGGAGAAGTTAAAGTTGATTTTTATGATATTCAAGGACGATATTTGTTTCAATCAACTTCTCCTGTGCTGAATAGTGATGAAATAAAGATTCAAATACCTTTAGGTATAAAGCCAGGAATACTCTTCTATAAAATTTCTGATAAATCTCAAGGATTGAGAGCAATGGGGAAATTAGAGGTTTTTTAA
- the hppD gene encoding 4-hydroxyphenylpyruvate dioxygenase → MAAEIKNLKNIQNITYGLEKLFDEAEDFLPLLGTDYIELYVGNAKQSAHFYKTAFGFQSEAFAGLETGLKDRVSYVLKQDKIRLVLTTPLDEGGVINEHIDKHGDGVKVVALWVEDATKAWEETTKRGAKSYMEPTKEEDENGFVVRSGIHTYGETVHIFVERKNYQGIFLPGYQKWESHYNPEPVGFRYVDHMVGNVDWGDMMTWCNFYKEVMGFAQIVSFTDDDISTDFTALMSKVMSNGNGRIKFPINEPAEGKKKSQIEEYIDFYNGPGVQHIAVATNDIVATVSAMRDRGVEFLYVPETYYDDLLERVGDIDEDVEVLKKHGILIDRDDEGYLLQLFTKPVVDRPTMFFEIIQRKGAQSFGVGNFKALFEAIEREQENRGTL, encoded by the coding sequence TTTGTTAGGAACAGATTATATAGAACTCTATGTGGGGAATGCAAAGCAATCTGCACATTTTTATAAAACCGCTTTTGGATTTCAATCTGAAGCTTTTGCAGGATTAGAAACAGGACTCAAAGACCGTGTTTCCTATGTGCTGAAACAAGATAAAATCCGCTTGGTGCTCACTACGCCTCTTGATGAAGGTGGAGTAATCAACGAACATATCGACAAGCATGGAGACGGAGTAAAAGTAGTGGCACTTTGGGTAGAAGATGCAACCAAAGCTTGGGAAGAAACTACCAAACGTGGGGCAAAATCTTATATGGAGCCTACCAAAGAAGAAGATGAAAACGGATTTGTTGTAAGATCTGGAATTCATACTTACGGAGAAACGGTACACATATTTGTTGAGCGTAAAAACTATCAGGGAATATTTTTACCAGGATACCAAAAATGGGAATCTCATTATAACCCAGAGCCAGTTGGTTTTCGTTATGTAGATCACATGGTAGGAAATGTAGATTGGGGAGATATGATGACTTGGTGTAATTTCTATAAAGAAGTAATGGGATTTGCTCAAATAGTTTCTTTTACAGATGATGATATTTCTACTGATTTTACAGCTCTAATGAGTAAAGTAATGAGTAATGGAAATGGTAGAATAAAATTCCCAATAAATGAACCAGCAGAAGGGAAAAAGAAGTCCCAAATAGAAGAATATATCGATTTTTATAATGGTCCTGGAGTACAACATATAGCTGTGGCTACCAATGATATTGTGGCAACTGTTTCTGCCATGAGGGATCGTGGAGTAGAATTTTTATATGTACCAGAAACCTATTATGACGACCTTCTTGAGCGTGTAGGAGATATTGATGAAGACGTAGAAGTATTGAAAAAGCATGGAATCCTTATTGATCGTGATGACGAAGGATACCTACTTCAACTCTTTACAAAACCTGTGGTGGATAGACCAACGATGTTCTTTGAGATTATTCAAAGAAAAGGAGCTCAATCTTTTGGAGTAGGAAATTTCAAAGCACTTTTTGAAGCAATTGAAAGAGAACAAGAAAATAGAGGAACCTTGTAA
- a CDS encoding MarR family transcriptional regulator: protein MSKETDFTQLLLENQICFPLYAASRMMTKIYTPFLKKLDLTYPQYLVMMVLWEHQHKSVNEIGSLLFLESNTLTPLLKRMEEKKLLKRTRSPKDERKVLISISSKGQELQKEASEIPFKMFETIRGTDHNYEEIEDFRSSLQQLAKNLHQQL, encoded by the coding sequence ATGAGTAAAGAAACGGATTTCACTCAACTCTTACTGGAAAATCAAATCTGTTTTCCTCTGTATGCTGCGTCTAGGATGATGACAAAAATCTACACCCCTTTTTTGAAGAAATTAGACCTTACTTATCCTCAATATTTAGTGATGATGGTTTTGTGGGAGCATCAACACAAATCAGTTAATGAGATTGGTTCCTTACTTTTCTTAGAATCAAACACCTTAACGCCCCTTTTGAAAAGAATGGAGGAGAAAAAATTATTAAAAAGGACCCGTTCTCCCAAAGATGAGAGAAAAGTATTGATTTCCATCAGTTCAAAAGGGCAAGAACTACAAAAAGAGGCAAGTGAAATCCCTTTCAAAATGTTCGAAACCATTAGGGGAACAGACCATAACTACGAAGAAATTGAAGATTTTAGATCAAGCCTTCAACAACTTGCTAAAAACTTGCATCAACAGCTTTAA